The DNA segment CGCTGTTGGAGAAGGACGACAAGGGGCTGCTGCAAAAGGTCATGGACGAAGTGGTCGATGGCGAGATGCAGAATTTCAAAGCCAATGGTGGTGCCTATACCCGCGAGCATTTCTTCGGCAAGTACCCGGAGTTGCTGGAGCTGGTCAAGGATATGTCCGACGACGAGATCATGAAACTCAACCGCGGCGGCCACGACCCCTACAAGGTGTATGCGGCTTACGCGGTGGCTATGGCCCACAAAGGCCAGCCCACCGTGATCCTGGCGCAGACCGTGAAAGGTTACGGCCTGGGTGCCGCCGGTGAGGCGGCGATGGATACCCACTCAGTGAAGAAGCTGGATCTGGATGCCCTCAAGCGCTTCCGCGATCGCTTTGGGATTCCGCTGACCGACAAAGCGCTGGAAGCGGTGCCTTACTACCGCCCGGCCCCGGACAGCCCGGAAATGAAATACATGACCGAGCGCCGCAAGGCCCTGGGTGGCCCGCTGCCGCGCCGCCACACCGAGTGCCCGAAACTGGAAGTGCCGGATCTCGACGCTTTCAGTGCCCTCACCAAAGGCTCCGGCGAACGGGAGATCTCCACCACCATGGCGTTTGTGCGCGCCATCGCCGCACTGGTGAAAGACAAACACATTGGCAAGAACATTGCCCCGATCGTACCGGACGAAGCGCGCACTTTCGGTATGGAGGGGCTGTTCCGCCAGCTGGGTATCTACTCCTCCCAGGGGCAGCGCTATACCCCGGTGGATCACGGCCAGATCATGTATTACAAGGAAGACAAGAAAGGCCAGGTGCTGGAAGAGGGCATCAACGAAGCCGGCGCCATGTCCGCCTGGATGGCCCTGGCGACCGCCTACAGCAACCACGGCGTGGCCATGGTGCCTTTTTACATCTACTACTCCATGTTCGGCTTCCAGCGCGTGGGCGACCTGGCCTGGGCTGCCGGCGACATGCAGGCGCGGGGTTTTCTGATCGGCGCCACTGCCGGTCGCACCACCCTCAATGGCGAGGGGCTGCAGCACCAGGACGGCCACAGCCACGTGCTGTCCTCCACCATCCCCAACTGTCGCAGCTACGACCCCGCCTACGGCTACGAGCTGGCGGTGATTATGCAGCGCGGTCTCAAGGAGATGTACCAAGAGCAGAAAAACCTCTTTTACTACATCACCATTGAGAACGAGAACTATGTCCAGCCGGAAATGCCCCAGGGGGTGGAAGAGGGCATTATCCGCGGAATTTACAAGCTCAAGTCCAATGTTAAGAAGGGCGCCAAAGGCAAGGCCGCGAAGAAACATGTACAGCTGATCGGCGGCGGTGCCATTCTGCGGGAGGTACTGGCAGCGGCGGATATCCTCGCCGACCAGTTCGGTGTGACTGCCGATGTCTGGAGCCTCACCTCCGCGGTGGAAGCGGCGCGGGAGGGCCAGGATGTGGCGCGCTGGAATATGCTGCACCCGCAAGCCGAGCCGCGCAAAGCCTGGATCACCGAGCAGTTTGCGGGCAATACTGCCCCGGTGATCGCCTCCACCGATTACATCCGCGCTTACGTGGAGCCGCTGCGCGAGTTTATCGACGGTGAACTCACAACCCTGGGTACCGATGGTTTCGGTCGCAGTGACAGCCGCGAGCAACTGCGTCGCTTCTTCGAGGTGGACCGCAACTATGTGGTGATCGCCGCGCTGAACGGGCTGGCCAGGCAGGGCGTGATGGATGCCAAAGCGGTTGCAGAAGCCATCGTGAAGCTCAACATCGACGCCGAAAAAGTTAACCCGCGCATCAACTAGGAGAGGGCAGAGTCCTTATGGCAAAACAAGTCATTCAAGTGCCTGACCTCGGTGGCGCCGAACAGGTTGATGTTATTGAAATTGCGGTTGCACCCGGCGATACCGTAGCGCAGGAGGATGCACTGATTGTGGTGGAGGGCGACAAGGCCTCCATGGATGTGCCGGCCCCTGTGGCTGGCAAAATCCTCAGCATCCGCGTAAAGGAGGGCGACAAGGTCTCCGCAGGTGATGTGATTGCCGAAATTGAAACCGATGCGGCGCCAGCTTCCGCAGAGGAACCCCCTGAGCCCCCGGCACAGGCAGCCCAGCCCGAGCCGGTGCAGGCGGAACCCGCAGCCGCTGCTGCCAGTACCGCGCCGCAAGAGGAGCCCATCCTGATTCCGGACCTGGGCGGTGCCGATGCGGTGGACGTCATCGAGATCTGTGTGCAGCCCGGTGACAGTGTTGCCGAGGGCGACTCGCTGATTGTGGTGGAGGGGGACAAGGCCTCCATGGACGTGCCGTCCCCCAGTGCCGGCACCGTGGTTTCCCTCGCCGTTAAAGAGGGCGATAAAGTCTCTTCCGGCGATGCCCTGGGGGTGCTGGCAGTGGTGCCCGCCGCGACCGAAACGGCACCCGCCCCGGCCGCTGCAGAGGCGCCGCCCGCCCCTGACCAGACTACCCCGGAGCCACAGGCGTCCCCTGCCGAGCCCGCAGCGGCCCCGCACAGGGATGACCGGGCGGAGCGGGATCTCACGGCCGGCGACCTGGTGTACGCCGGCCCGGCCGTGCGCAAGCTGGCGCGGGAGCTGGGCGTTACCCTGGGCAGGGTAACCCCTTCAGGGCCGCGCAACCGCGTGACCAAGGATGACCTGCACCACTATATCCGCGACCAGGTGAAAAAGGCCGAGAGCGGTGCGGTTGGTGGCGGCATCGGTATTGCCGAGATGCCGGAGATCGATTTCAGCCAGTTCGGCCCGGTGCGTGTGGCGCCCATGAGCAAGATCCACAAGATCACCGCCGCCAATATGTCCCGCAACTGGCTCAATGTGCCCCACGTGACCCAGTTCGATGATGCGGATATCACCGAGCTGGAGGATTTCCGCAAGTCCATGCAGGACGAAGCGCAAAAGCGCGGCGTGAAATTGACCCCGGTCCCCTTCCTGCTGAAAGCGGTGGCCGCGGCCCTGCGCGCAGAGCCCAGCTTCAATGTGTCCCTGCACAACGATGGCGAGCAGATTGTGCACAAGGAGTATGTGCATGTGGGCATGGCGGTGGATACGCCCAAGGGCCTGATGGTGCCGGTGATTCGCGACGTGGACAAGAAAGGCTTGTACGAACTGGTGGCAGAGGCCAGCGAGTTGGCCCTGAAGGCCCGCGAGGGCAAGCTGAAGCCCAGGGAAATGCAGGGCGCCTGCTTTACCATTTCCAGCCTGGGTGCGATTGGCGGCACCGGCTTCACGCCCATTGTAAATGCCCCGGAAGTGGGCATTCTCGGTATCTCCAAACTGGCGGTGAGGCCGGTGTGGAATGGCGAGACGTTTGCACCGCGGAAACTGTTGCCCCTGGCGCTCTCCTACGACCACCGCGCGGTCAATGGCGGCGATGCGGGGCGATTTTTGACCTACCTGGTCAGCGTACTGGCGGATGTGCGCCGGCTGCTGTTGTAATTGCCCCGGCGGAAAGAAGACCGCCGCTGGGCGCTTTCTGGCTGGCAAGGGCAAAGCCACCGGGGTTTTGCCCCTGAACCGTTTATGTTAATCAGTGCCAGGGGCAAAGACCCAGTTGGCGGTAACGTCATAGAATCCAGCGAAAAATACCCTGCGCCGATCAATGACAGGGTACCGCCAGACGCCCAGCATGGGCATGAATGTATGAGGTGAAAGTCCACTGCAGGAGAGCCTGCTCACCGGTGATCATCACTACTAGACGGCAGCAAAGGTATTATCTTCCCATTTAAACAGCAGTGATAAGTCAGGGTAATACAAGGAATTGTGCGTGTTTACTTTCCTTTGTGGTGGCGAATCTGAGCCCCCTGCACTTGAAGCGCGGCGATGGTGAGAACCCCTTTTATGACTCAATGACCACCTCGAAGCCGATATCCACAGGGCTGGTGCAATACTCAATCATCTGCTTGCTGCTTGCGCAATATCTATAAGTCTCTGCTTCTCTTATGCATTTAGGTGAAAAGCTGACACCATCCGGTATAGTCATAGTCTGGGATCGTTCCCTTACTGCTTCGACCCGAGATTGCTTTTTGCGGGCGTGTGGTGGTCTGTCGGAGACTAAACCGGAGCTATTTTTGAGTACTTCTTGATAATTCGAGCCGCAAATATGGTCTTCTATCAATACTGCCTGTGCTTGAAGCGGCCATGGGTCAACTACAATTATATCGCTTCCTGACTCTACAATGACATATGCATGCTGGAATGATCTGTTGACCACATACTTTACGGATGCGGACTCACTGAAGTGATCTCGACAAAAGCAGTACGCTAAGGAAGCGAGGTCCTGGCAATTTCCAGCTTGATAAGCTATTACCGCGGCGGCCCTCCGTTGAGGTCGGTGCCATTCATTATAAACGCTTTCAAAAGAATTGGGGCCAGTACGCTTCTGCATCCAGGTTGTGTTATTCAAGGTTTTTTGGGTTCGGCATGACGCTTCGCAATCCCCTATATGCGCTTCATGATTATTGCCAGAGCCATATGGCGCGCATTCCTTAACCCAGCCGATAATCCGGTCTCCCAATTCGAGCATTGCCTTCGCGGTTTGACTTACATATTTTGGCATGAAACTTATCTCCTTATGTTTGCTGAAGAGAATTAACACAAATATTTGCCCTGGCAGTATTTAAAGGCTGCAGGCCAGTGTCGTCAATGGGTAAAAATGATAGATCCTGACAAATCACAAAGTGAAAAATTTGGGCAGGAAAAATTGGGGCTCATCGAGTAGAGTGAGATTTCTCCGCCTCATTCCCCCACGGGACCATACGCACGTACCTCGTAGATGGCTTATATCAGTCATTATCCCTTCAAATCACTTGGGCAGAGTTCGCTCTTTGCCAGCTCAGGTCGAAGTGCTCCAGAACATCGTACAACCAGCAATTGGGTATGGCATGATTCACCAATGGACTCTGGGCGTTGCGTCAGATCTGCATGCGGATTGCCTTATGTCTGACTTGTTGCCTAGGGCCTTCTTCTGTAGTGGTCTACTAAACCCGGACACCATTTTAGGTGGTAAAGTCGCCACCTGAGTTAGAGGTGTTCAATGAGTAGACAACGTCGTTCCTTCTCCCTGGAGTTCAAACTGGATGCTGCCCGCCTGGTCGTAGATCAAGGTTATTCAGTACCTGAGGCCGCCCGTTCATTGGATGTGGGTACCACCGCCATCCGCCGATGGGTGAAACAGCTTGAAGCTGAACGTAGCGGGAAGACACCTTCGAGCAAAGCATTTACCTCCGATCAACAAAAGATCCAAGCGCTTGAGGCCCGGATCAATCGCCTGGAACGGGAGAAAGAGATACTAAAAAAGGCTACCGCTCTCTTGATGTCCGACGAGATGAATCGTACGCGCTGATAGACCGATTAAGTGAGCAAGAGTCCGTCGAAGTGGTCTGCAAAGCGTTTGATGTACCTCGATCATGCTACTACGAGTACAAGAGCAGAAAAAATAGCATTGATGTATCGAGGGTTCAGCTTTGTGCCAGGGTCAATGAAGTCTTCAAGCGTAGCCGCAGTGCCGCTGGTAGCCGAACAATTGTGGGGATATTCAACAATCAGGGCATCACAATCGGGCGCTTCAAAGTGCGCAGGCTGATGCGCGAAGCTGGCCTGATCTGCAAGCAGCCGGGCTCTCACAATTACAAAAAGGCAACGGTTGAACGGCCAGATATACCGAATGAGCTTGATCGAGAGTTCAATGTGGAAATGCCAAATCAAGTCTGGTGTGGCGATATCACCTACATCTGGGCTAGCTCTCGCTGGTGCTACCTGGCTACGGTGATAGATCTGTACGCCCGCCGTACCGTCGGTTGGGCGATTTCAGAGCAGCCGGATGCGGCTCTCACGGTGAAAGCTCTGGAAATGGCCTGGGAGCAGCGAGGTAAGCCAAATGGTGTCATGGTCCACTCGGATCAAGGTAGCCAGTATGGGAGCCGTCTTTTCAGGCAGCGGCTATGGCGCTGCCGGATGAGACAGAGTATGAGTCGTCGTGGAAATTGCTGGGACAATGCTCCGATGGAAAGACTGTTCCGCAGCCTGAAAAGCGAATGGGTACCGTCTCTTGGCTACGCCTCCATCGCAGAGGCAAGCCGGGACATCAGTCACTATCTGATGACCTACTACAATTGGGAACGTCCCCATCAGCACAACGATGGTATACCACCCGCAAAGGCGGAAGAAAAACTTAACTTACTGTCCGGAAATAGTTGACCACTACAGTGGATAGCAAAATAGGTATAATTGGGAGCACAACTATCTCTTTTTTGTTTGAAGGAGGAAGATGTGAACCTCAACCAGGTCACTTTACCAGTGAAGGATATGGAATCAGCTTCAGAATTCTATCGAAAACTGGGATTCACACAAATTGTAGATACACCGCATTACGCGAGATTTGAATGTCCTGAAGGCGATTCAACCTTTTCTTTATCACTTATGGCTGAGAATTTTTCGAATGGTGCAGTAATTTACTTCGAAAATCGGGATCTCGATGAATGGGTTTCTGATCTAAAAGCAAAAGGTATAGAGTTCGAACAAGAATTGACTAACGAACCCTATTTATGGCGTGAAGCTATATTAAGAGACCCTTCCGGCAACAAGATCAAACTCTATTGGGCAGGAGAAAACCGCAAAAATCCACCTTGGCGCATCGAAAAACGTGCTTGATAGCGTCAAACTCTAAAAAGGGGCTCTCCTCTTGAGCCTGCAAAACGGTGAAAGTGAGAAGCTTTCGAGGTGATGATGAGTAAGATTATTCCCCGGGTGCCACTCTGGCACAATATACAATTGATTGAAAGAAGGTAACTAATGAGATTAATTGGAAATTTTTTATGGTTTATCCTTGGCGGATTAGTCATGGGTCTTGCATGGTGGGTTGCTGGAATCATCGCGTTTATTACGATTATAGGGATACCATGGGGAAAGGCCTGCTTCGTATTTGGTAAGTTCGCTTTTTTCCCTTTTGGAAGCGAGGCAATCAGTAGAAAAGAACTTACGGGGGAAGAAGATATTGGTACTGGGCCTTTAGGCATTATCGGCAATATCGTCTGGTTTGTTTTTGCAGGAGTATGGCTTGCGATAGGACATTTGATCTCTGCGCTGTTGAATTTTATGATCATTATTGGAATACCATTTGGCATCCAACACTTAAAACTCGCAGGATTTGCCCTTGCTCCAATTGGGAAAACAATTGTCTCTAAAGAAGTCGCCCAAGCAGCAAGAGTCGCGAATGCAGAGTCCACGATCAAGAATATTAGAAAAGGCACCTAGAGGGGGCGATTTCCCAGTTGTTGCTCGGAGTGCGGTATGGCAGGCTACTGAAGCGTCTCTGTCATTCTAATTGTCAAATCAAGTCTGCGGGCAGTTGAAAAACTGCTCGCGGACTTGAACTTACATACAGTACTAGACTTTATTGAAACCTCGAATCAAAACTCACCTTTGAATCAGTGATCAACCGAATTAAGTTTCAATCTTCTCTGTCAAGAACACATCGCGCTCAAAGGGCACTGGCGTTGTTGCCTGGGGCTGCACAGGCTTGCTGGATGCTCACCCTGACCCTCAGGGCCCCGTTTATTTATCGGGTCGCGGCTTGAATGGTCTGATAATGGCTGGGGGCTTTTCGATTGGCCCCTCCTCCAGCGCACAGGCTTCGTCCAGTGGGTAGGTTTCGTCCAACCATTGCAGGAATCGTACAGCCCGCATCACCTGGTTACCGCTACCGGGCGCAATATGCAGGTCTACGGCGTTCTCTTTGATGGCGACCAGCGTGAAGGTAAAATAATCCCCCAGTTCCACTGGCTGAAATAATCGACAGGGTAATATAGGCATTGTTATAGGCTCCTTGAGTCGCCTGTGACGGAAAGGTGCAGAAAAAGCACAGCGCTTTGTGCGGTTTCTCCCGCCGCAGGCGTAGTCCTTGTGGGAAAAAAGCAAAGGGAAATTTTTCGATTGGGTACGCAACCAGAGAGGCGGTGCGCGGCTGAAGTAAAAGACCACACCAATCATCACGCAACGCCACAGCACACTCCGCCGCCGGGGGCCGGAGTGACTCGGAAAATGCGCCTTCAGGGAGACCTTTATTGAAGACGAACGAGTGTATGGCGTATCATTCAAGACAGCCTCGCTAGATACCTTGTTTATCTATTGGGGTTAGCCATTCCTCGGTGTGTGCGCACCGGGGGTGGCGCTTACGCCTTGCTTACACGGTCATGGTGTAGTCCTTGTTTGGTTTTTGTGGTGATGCCCGCAAGCGCTGCGGTTACGGGGCGCTTCGCGGGTTGAGCATTGATCGTTGCGATATTTTTTTATTGTTGATTATTCTTTCACTGCGCCAGTGAAGCAGCTGGGTGCTATGGCAGCACACCTACCGTAATCCCATTTGGCAAGGAATTCAATCAAAGTGAAGCTTTAGGCGACACCGAATTCAGTGCCTCCCAATTGGCGAAGCTGTTTGCCGTGCACCAGGGCATCAGCTTTCCGTGCCCTGGATATCCAGGGCTTGTGTTGGTACCGGTATCTTGTAAATGACTTCATCCAGTGTGCGACCAGAGGCCGTAGTGACTATGGCTTCTTTGAAAATCCTTCCACCAAGGGACTCAGGGATTTTGCGACTGGGTATATTGGATCGATCAACCGGATAAATTGCATACTCAAATACAATGTTTTCCAGCGCCCAGCGAAAAAGACTGGAAACTGCGAGCCGGCCATACCCATTGCCATGGGCTGACTTTTTTACCCAAACCGCCAGTTCCGGTGTGCAACCATGCCCTCTAGCATGTAGCCCAACACAACCCATAAACGCCTCTTGAGTTGAAGTAATGGCTAACACAAGCTCCTGTTGATTGTTCATTCCCTCAGTGGAGCGCGCAATAAAGTCATGGATTTCTGAAATGTTTTTTGCCGGGCTGGGAATCATATAGCGAGTTATTTCTTCCGTGAACTCACGAAAAAGCGCCTCAGCAAATTTCTCGGAGACAGGAACCAACTGAACTGTATCCCCGGGAATCAATAGGTTCTGGAGGTCTATATTTTGATTATTTTTAAACTGGAATTGCTTCATCAATGTTCTCTGGAGGCTGCAAAGTCTTAACCTTTATCAAGTGATCAGCGCGGGCGCTATGATCCTGATTGCCACCCCCGAAAGCCAGTTTGCACCAGCGCTGCAAACTTTCCATGCCATCCGGATCATGACACAGACATGGTTCACTGCGGTAAATCCGATCATCCGGCGCAGCAGCTTACCCGGTCAGTGGATTCCCCCACAATTATGGCAGGACAGCTTCGCTTGCATGCAGTGGGCGTGGCGCGCTTGCGTTCGAGGCGAGGGGCCGCCGATGCCGCTATGGAATCCGGGGTCTCGCTGATCCCCTACTCCAGCTGCGCCGGGCACCCTCTCCCCGATACATTGTGGCAGGGAGCGCGGGCAGGTGGTGGCATCCTCTCACGATTGATTGCCTATTTCTATTGTGCCTGTGCCTGTCGCTTTGAAAGCATCGCTCCGGGAACAGATAAGTTGAACTGTACATATAACGAGGTGTCGATCACATAGGGTCAAAACAGTAGTTGGACGTGAGTTGTACTGATTGTGTGGTTTTGCAGATTACTGCACAGTGATTGCCCAATCCTGCAGAGACCGGTCACGGTTGCCTAAAACTCCATATACTGGCCGCCTTCCAATTTGATGTTGCCCGGT comes from the Microbulbifer sp. MI-G genome and includes:
- a CDS encoding IS3 family transposase (programmed frameshift), with the translated sequence MSRQRRSFSLEFKLDAARLVVDQGYSVPEAARSLDVGTTAIRRWVKQLEAERSGKTPSSKAFTSDQQKIQALEARINRLEREKEIPKKGYRSLDVRRDESYALIDRLSEQESVEVVCKAFDVPRSCYYEYKSRKNSIDVSRVQLCARVNEVFKRSRSAAGSRTIVGIFNNQGITIGRFKVRRLMREAGLICKQPGSHNYKKATVERPDIPNELDREFNVEMPNQVWCGDITYIWASSRWCYLATVIDLYARRTVGWAISEQPDAALTVKALEMAWEQRGKPNGVMVHSDQGSQYGSRLFRQRLWRCRMRQSMSRRGNCWDNAPMERLFRSLKSEWVPSLGYASIAEASRDISHYLMTYYNWERPHQHNDGIPPAKAEEKLNLLSGNS
- the aceE gene encoding pyruvate dehydrogenase (acetyl-transferring), homodimeric type; translated protein: MQEETDNLETQEWLDALQAVIRYSGKERAAALLKQLSDRATDAGVQLPAAITTPYRNTIPPGAEKRMPGDLFMERRIRSLVRWNALAMVVRANQNHDGLGGHISSFSSAATLYDVGFNYFFRGDDGEERGDLVFFQGHSAPGIYARSYLEGRFDETQLDNFRREVNGNGLSSYPHPWLMPDYWQFPTVSMGLGPIQAIYQAHIMRYLSARGLSPRGDRKVWAFLGDGECDEPETLGAISLAGREQLENLVFVVNCNLQRLDGPVRGNGKIVQELEGVFRGAGWNVIKVLWGRLWDPLLEKDDKGLLQKVMDEVVDGEMQNFKANGGAYTREHFFGKYPELLELVKDMSDDEIMKLNRGGHDPYKVYAAYAVAMAHKGQPTVILAQTVKGYGLGAAGEAAMDTHSVKKLDLDALKRFRDRFGIPLTDKALEAVPYYRPAPDSPEMKYMTERRKALGGPLPRRHTECPKLEVPDLDAFSALTKGSGEREISTTMAFVRAIAALVKDKHIGKNIAPIVPDEARTFGMEGLFRQLGIYSSQGQRYTPVDHGQIMYYKEDKKGQVLEEGINEAGAMSAWMALATAYSNHGVAMVPFYIYYSMFGFQRVGDLAWAAGDMQARGFLIGATAGRTTLNGEGLQHQDGHSHVLSSTIPNCRSYDPAYGYELAVIMQRGLKEMYQEQKNLFYYITIENENYVQPEMPQGVEEGIIRGIYKLKSNVKKGAKGKAAKKHVQLIGGGAILREVLAAADILADQFGVTADVWSLTSAVEAAREGQDVARWNMLHPQAEPRKAWITEQFAGNTAPVIASTDYIRAYVEPLREFIDGELTTLGTDGFGRSDSREQLRRFFEVDRNYVVIAALNGLARQGVMDAKAVAEAIVKLNIDAEKVNPRIN
- a CDS encoding VOC family protein — its product is MNLNQVTLPVKDMESASEFYRKLGFTQIVDTPHYARFECPEGDSTFSLSLMAENFSNGAVIYFENRDLDEWVSDLKAKGIEFEQELTNEPYLWREAILRDPSGNKIKLYWAGENRKNPPWRIEKRA
- the aceF gene encoding dihydrolipoyllysine-residue acetyltransferase, whose product is MAKQVIQVPDLGGAEQVDVIEIAVAPGDTVAQEDALIVVEGDKASMDVPAPVAGKILSIRVKEGDKVSAGDVIAEIETDAAPASAEEPPEPPAQAAQPEPVQAEPAAAAASTAPQEEPILIPDLGGADAVDVIEICVQPGDSVAEGDSLIVVEGDKASMDVPSPSAGTVVSLAVKEGDKVSSGDALGVLAVVPAATETAPAPAAAEAPPAPDQTTPEPQASPAEPAAAPHRDDRAERDLTAGDLVYAGPAVRKLARELGVTLGRVTPSGPRNRVTKDDLHHYIRDQVKKAESGAVGGGIGIAEMPEIDFSQFGPVRVAPMSKIHKITAANMSRNWLNVPHVTQFDDADITELEDFRKSMQDEAQKRGVKLTPVPFLLKAVAAALRAEPSFNVSLHNDGEQIVHKEYVHVGMAVDTPKGLMVPVIRDVDKKGLYELVAEASELALKAREGKLKPREMQGACFTISSLGAIGGTGFTPIVNAPEVGILGISKLAVRPVWNGETFAPRKLLPLALSYDHRAVNGGDAGRFLTYLVSVLADVRRLLL
- a CDS encoding YccF domain-containing protein — protein: MRLIGNFLWFILGGLVMGLAWWVAGIIAFITIIGIPWGKACFVFGKFAFFPFGSEAISRKELTGEEDIGTGPLGIIGNIVWFVFAGVWLAIGHLISALLNFMIIIGIPFGIQHLKLAGFALAPIGKTIVSKEVAQAARVANAESTIKNIRKGT
- a CDS encoding GNAT family N-acetyltransferase, giving the protein MKQFQFKNNQNIDLQNLLIPGDTVQLVPVSEKFAEALFREFTEEITRYMIPSPAKNISEIHDFIARSTEGMNNQQELVLAITSTQEAFMGCVGLHARGHGCTPELAVWVKKSAHGNGYGRLAVSSLFRWALENIVFEYAIYPVDRSNIPSRKIPESLGGRIFKEAIVTTASGRTLDEVIYKIPVPTQALDIQGTES